The following coding sequences are from one Musa acuminata AAA Group cultivar baxijiao chromosome BXJ1-6, Cavendish_Baxijiao_AAA, whole genome shotgun sequence window:
- the LOC135677074 gene encoding bZIP transcription factor 46-like isoform X2, producing the protein MDFKSLGGGGGGAGGEPPVPPPLARQGSVYSLTMDEFQSTLGGIGKDFGSMNMDELLRNIWTAEESYAMTAALGDGSGPCSGLQRQGSLTLPRTLSQKTVDEVWRDLVGHSSSCSQVPAVRGLDVPRQSTLREMTLEEFLVRAGVVREDMAPPQAPSRPTNNTSNDTSVFYGDLPAVNSSAGLDLGFSQAPAGSTGNIVDAPIPHGSAANLGMTVTAARLYAPPMTLGNGVDLANPQGMTGGGLVGFGHADVRNGLTTGILGLGAAGVLAASGSPADHLSSDRLGKGNGDLSSVSPVPYVFSGGMRGRKGNGALEKVVERRQRRMIKNRESAARSRARKQAYTMELEAEVAKLKEQNQELQEKQK; encoded by the exons ATGGATTTCAAGAGTctcggaggcggaggaggaggggcgGGTGGGGAGCCACCGGTCCCGCCGCCGCTGGCGCGACAGGGGTCGGTCTACTCGCTTACGATGGACGAGTTCCAGAGCACGCTGGGAGGGATCgggaaggacttcgggtcgatgAACATGGACGAGTTGCTTAGGAACATATGGACGGCCGAGGAGAGCTACGCCATGACCGCCGCCCTTGGCGATGGTAGCGGTCCCTGCTCCGGCCTCCAGCGGCAGGGTTCGCTCACCTTGCCCAGAACCCTGAGCCAGAAGACGGTCGACGAGGTCTGGCGGGACCTCGTAGGCCACTCCTCCTCCTGCAGCCAGGTGCCGGCCGTCCGCGGCTTGGATGTCCCGCGGCAGTCCACCCTCAGGGAGATGACCCTCGAGGAGTTCTTGGTGCGGGCCGGAGTGGTGAGGGAGGACATGGCTCCGCCGCAGGCGCCTTCGAGGCCGACCAACAATACAAGTAACGACACCAGCGTCTTTTATGGCGATTTGCCGGCCGTCAACAGTTCTGCTGGACTTGATCTCGGATTCAGTCAGGCGCCGGCTGGAAGTACCGGAAACATTGTGGACGCTCCAATTCCTCACGGTTCAGCTGCCAATTTGGGGATGACGGTCACTGCCGCCAGACTGTATGCGCCTCCCATGACCTTGGGAAATGGCGTGGACTTGGCGAATCCACAAGGGATGACAGGCGGAGGGCTTGTTGGTTTTGGCCATGCTGATGTGAGGAACGGATTGACAACGGGGATCCTTGGTCTGGGCGCAGCTGGAGTTTTGGCGGCATCAGGCTCCCCTGCAGACCATCTGTCTTCGGATAGGCTTGGGAAAGGCAACGGGGATCTGTCTTCTGTGTCGCCCGTTCCGTACGTGTTCAGTGGTGGGATGAGGGGACGGAAAGGCAATGGAGCTCTCGAGAAAGTTGTGGAGAGGAGGCAGAGAAGGATGATAAAAAACAGGGAGTCTGCTGCTAGATCGCGTGCCCGAAAGCAG GCTTATACTATGGAGCTGGAGGCTGAGGTAGCAAAACTTAAAGAACAAAATCAAGAATTGCAGGAGAAACAG
- the LOC135677074 gene encoding bZIP transcription factor 46-like isoform X1, which produces MDFKSLGGGGGGAGGEPPVPPPLARQGSVYSLTMDEFQSTLGGIGKDFGSMNMDELLRNIWTAEESYAMTAALGDGSGPCSGLQRQGSLTLPRTLSQKTVDEVWRDLVGHSSSCSQVPAVRGLDVPRQSTLREMTLEEFLVRAGVVREDMAPPQAPSRPTNNTSNDTSVFYGDLPAVNSSAGLDLGFSQAPAGSTGNIVDAPIPHGSAANLGMTVTAARLYAPPMTLGNGVDLANPQGMTGGGLVGFGHADVRNGLTTGILGLGAAGVLAASGSPADHLSSDRLGKGNGDLSSVSPVPYVFSGGMRGRKGNGALEKVVERRQRRMIKNRESAARSRARKQAYTMELEAEVAKLKEQNQELQEKQAEMMEMQKNQVLQMINQQHGPKKKCLRRTQTGPW; this is translated from the exons ATGGATTTCAAGAGTctcggaggcggaggaggaggggcgGGTGGGGAGCCACCGGTCCCGCCGCCGCTGGCGCGACAGGGGTCGGTCTACTCGCTTACGATGGACGAGTTCCAGAGCACGCTGGGAGGGATCgggaaggacttcgggtcgatgAACATGGACGAGTTGCTTAGGAACATATGGACGGCCGAGGAGAGCTACGCCATGACCGCCGCCCTTGGCGATGGTAGCGGTCCCTGCTCCGGCCTCCAGCGGCAGGGTTCGCTCACCTTGCCCAGAACCCTGAGCCAGAAGACGGTCGACGAGGTCTGGCGGGACCTCGTAGGCCACTCCTCCTCCTGCAGCCAGGTGCCGGCCGTCCGCGGCTTGGATGTCCCGCGGCAGTCCACCCTCAGGGAGATGACCCTCGAGGAGTTCTTGGTGCGGGCCGGAGTGGTGAGGGAGGACATGGCTCCGCCGCAGGCGCCTTCGAGGCCGACCAACAATACAAGTAACGACACCAGCGTCTTTTATGGCGATTTGCCGGCCGTCAACAGTTCTGCTGGACTTGATCTCGGATTCAGTCAGGCGCCGGCTGGAAGTACCGGAAACATTGTGGACGCTCCAATTCCTCACGGTTCAGCTGCCAATTTGGGGATGACGGTCACTGCCGCCAGACTGTATGCGCCTCCCATGACCTTGGGAAATGGCGTGGACTTGGCGAATCCACAAGGGATGACAGGCGGAGGGCTTGTTGGTTTTGGCCATGCTGATGTGAGGAACGGATTGACAACGGGGATCCTTGGTCTGGGCGCAGCTGGAGTTTTGGCGGCATCAGGCTCCCCTGCAGACCATCTGTCTTCGGATAGGCTTGGGAAAGGCAACGGGGATCTGTCTTCTGTGTCGCCCGTTCCGTACGTGTTCAGTGGTGGGATGAGGGGACGGAAAGGCAATGGAGCTCTCGAGAAAGTTGTGGAGAGGAGGCAGAGAAGGATGATAAAAAACAGGGAGTCTGCTGCTAGATCGCGTGCCCGAAAGCAG GCTTATACTATGGAGCTGGAGGCTGAGGTAGCAAAACTTAAAGAACAAAATCAAGAATTGCAGGAGAAACAG
- the LOC135677076 gene encoding NAC domain-containing protein 100-like, translated as MEDGVAVLSRGKNQVMELPPGFRFQPTDEELITHYLAKKVTDASFHAVAIGEVDLNKYEPWDLPLRAKTGEKEWYFFCVRDRKYPTGLRTNRATKAGYWKATGKDNAIYREKILVGMKKTLVFYTGRAPKGEKSNWVMHEYRLEGKCYVHNLPPMMIAMNEWVVCRIFHKISSIKKPVKADVSLVPPTKENDDINKNEAFPTFDSPNVTCFSNTTGINDELLDECFRFPSAAARQGSPTPRFLSMMCLSSSLCSSGMQTPPDVSSVKKQMSGTELLSASWDSGFTSVISSIVSSDESGKRPFAAQEIPSASAGHILLADRCLWNY; from the exons ATGGAAGATGGTGTTGCGGTTCTTAGCAGGGGCAAGAACCAAGTCATGGAACTGCCGCCTGGATTTAGGTTCCAGCCCACTGACGAGGAGCTCATCACCCATTACCTGGCCAAAAAGGTTACGGATGCCAGTTTCCATGCCGTAGCTATCGGGGAGGTCGACTTGAACAAGTACGAGCCCTGGGATTTGCCTT TGAGAGCGAAGACGGGGGAGAAGGAGTGGTACTTCTTCTGCGTGAGGGACAGGAAGTACCCGACTGGACTGAGGACGAACAGGGCAACCAAGGCAGGCTACTGGAAGGCCACGGGCAAAGATAACGCCATCTACAGAGAGAAAATCCTCGTTGGAATGAAGAAGACTCTGGTGTTCTACACGGGTAGGGCTCCCAAGGGAGAGAAGAGCAACTGGGTGATGCATGAGTACCGACTGGAGGGCAAGTGCTACGTCCACAACCTTCCGCCCATGATGATAGCAATG AACGAGTGGGTGGTCTGCAGAATATTCCATAAGATTTCAAGCATCAAGAAGCCGGTCAAAGCGGACGTTTCTCTCGTACCTCCGACGAAGGAAAATGATGATATCAACAAGAACGAAGCCTTTCCCACATTCGATTCCCCCAACGTGACCTGCTTCTCCAACACAACGGGGATTAACGACGAGCTGTTAGATGAGTGCTTCCGATTCCCTTCTGCCGCGGCTCGCCAAGGTTCACCGACCCCTCGGTTCCTCTCCATGATGTGCCTGTCGAGCTCCTTGTGCTCGTCGGGCATGCAGACCCCGCCCGATGTTAGCTCCGTGAAGAAGCAGATGAGCGGCACGGAGCTGCTTAGCGCGTCGTGGGACTCAGGGTTCACCTCTGTGATCTCTTCGATCGTGTCCAGCGACGAAAGCGGCAAGCGGCCGTTTGCCGCCCAGGAGATCCCATCGGCCTCGGCCGGTCACATACTGCTCGCCGATCGCTGTCTCTGGAACTATTGA